The Plasmodium vivax chromosome 12, whole genome shotgun sequence genomic interval GAAAGGTTGATGATGCGGAGGGCCGTCTTAATCACATTGTGGTGGATGCGCTTTATGAGCAGGTAGACCCCATCACGCATGAACAACTGGTTATAGTCATTCATGACTTTGGCAAATCTGTTTATGTCTCCATTGCGAACGGCTGTGACTACGTGCTTATACGGGATGAGCTTGTTCCTCATAATTTTGTTGCTGAAGAGGGATCTATCGGGTATATCTCCCATGAGCAATTCTACTATgatttccattttggtgGCTTCTAATTTGAACCCCTTTGCACTTTGGATGTTCTGTGGAGCTTTCCTAATAGCCTGGGTAATTTTGCTATGTGCCTCACTGTAGTCTAGCTGGATGGCTAGGATCTTGCCAATGTAGTATAGGTACCTAGCGTGCTGTGCATTTGATGAGGAGTTTTCCGGAAAGGACGTCTTGCTTACAAATTTCACCGCCAAATCGTACAGGttatgttttaaataatccCTTAGGATTAAATTCAGGACTACTGTCTGCGTCATGATGTCTCTATGAAGGCATGCATTTCTATATATGTAGAGCAGCTTCTGCCTAACTTGAGAGAGTTTCCCACCTAATTCGTGGACCCacgagaaataaaaatacacctTTGCATTCATACAGTCTAGCGATCTTCTATTCAATTTGGTAATCCTATTTACAATGACGGTGGAGAGATCCATTGCTTCATTGTAGCATTTATTATCCAGCAGGTAGAGCAGTACCATTATGTAGAAGAAGACCTCTATCTCTGGAGCTGCATGCGTAtacgttttttcgtttatatttaaaaaatcggGGACTTCCTTTGGCAGCTCTCTAAATTCGTCTATGTACTTGGCTAGTATTTCGTAAATTGGGTAGCCCTCCTTAAACGTTTTGCTAATCAGGCTGATCATAATCGGCATGAGTGTGgcgctttcgttttttatgcTCAGCCGCATGCATTTAATATACTTGAGCATTCGCAGGATGTACCGGTTGTCCTTGTAAACGATTGCGCTGTTAATGTTGTTAATGCTCGTTAGGAGGTTATTCACAAATATAGTGCTTCCGTCCTCTTTCGCCGCTGTTTCCTTCGCCGCTGTTTCCTTGGCGGCCTCCCCCTTCGCCTCCTTGTCCGCCTCATCCGCGTACTCGACCTTCttgtgcttctccttcatgtCGGCGGTGCAGCGGCGGTGTGGCGGCGAGGCGGGGAGACGGTGTGCGCCAAACACAAGTACCTTATtactgcccctttttttttgtctcacTGGGGGGACCAGCACATACACGCACGAGTAAAGGAGGGACGATGGGCGATGGGCACGATCCACTGCAGCACCGACCACCCGAGGGGCACCTTCCCCGGCGAatcctcttctccccctcctttaGCGCAATTACCAATTTAGTTGAGTACCTTACTTGGGGGGGTGCCCCTTCCACTCGGTAACAACGCTACGAACTtgcacgtaaaaaaaaacgcaacaGGGTCGCTTCGTCAGTTGGAGCTACTTACACCTACACGTGGGTTACTCGCTCGGTGGAGGTGATTCTCAGCAGGGGTGCCCATGAGGAACTTCACCCGCGCGGAGGTCTAAACAGGATGGCTTTAAAAACCGAACGGGGATAACACGTCGAAATGGTTACACAGTGATTAACGATTAACCTCTcgtttggcaaaaaaaaaattcctttacatttgaaaaatctgTGCGGGGGATAAACACGCGGTGCGCTTGGCGTTGACACAAATGAGGAAGCGCGAGGGTAACGCAGCAGAGAAGAGGGATCTCACTtccgaaatggggaaaaaaataccttaCGTTTTCGCGGCGAAATTGGGCTTCCCTCCTTTTGAAGGCCAAGCATGGGTCGCTTCGcactattatttttttttcatccttaTTTTTGCCCTTATTTTTACCCTTATTTttgccttcattttatttttttattttatcgtgTGCCCCCATCTGTGCGCGTATGCCCCGTGCGTGTAAAGATTTCAGCCCCCGCCCAATTTGGTCAACGCGCTAAGGGAGTACATCGCCGAGGTGACCACGCGCGGGTTATCATGCATGTGTTTGTTCTCTTTTACCGGGAGAAAATAGCCTTAACCgctttggcaaaaaaaaaaaataaataaaaaagaaacaattaAAACAATTCAGCTTGGTGGTGTGAACACCTCCACCCGCTCATCAGCATAAATGGGAAAGGCAAATGCGACGAACCATTATTTGTTCTCCCTCGACGAATCTGCaacaggaaagaaaaaaaaaaaaaaggatacacATTCGGGAAGGGATAAACTGGCTTTATTAATATAGGGCGATTTAAACCTACTGACGTGggacctttttctttatatgaTTAATTTTGTGCCGCTCTCTCCCTATAGAGAGTTATGGCTATACTGTGGGGTTACTTTCCCGAGGTAAGCAGGTGCAACCCCTGATGGGGTACCCTCTTcgcaaaagcaaaaaaggggggaagggtATCCCTCCCACATAACTGTCTTCACCAAATGGTAATTCTTAAATGTACGAAacaatttacaaaataattgcagtgttttttttttaaaaaaaaaattaattcaaaaggggagagaaCATTAGCTCCTATGGTAGGGGCTCTCAGAGCGATGTCAAAGGGGGTGGAGGTAGGCACATTGGAAAAGAGGACGTGTGCGACCAGT includes:
- a CDS encoding 26S proteasome non-ATPase regulatory subunit 3, putative (encoded by transcript PVX_082835A), giving the protein MKEKHKKVEYADEADKEAKGEAAKETAAKETAAKEDGSTIFVNNLLTSINNINSAIVYKDNRYILRMLKYIKCMRLSIKNESATLMPIMISLISKTFKEGYPIYEILAKYIDEFRELPKEVPDFLNINEKTYTHAAPEIEVFFYIMVLLYLLDNKCYNEAMDLSTVIVNRITKLNRRSLDCMNAKVYFYFSWVHELGGKLSQVRQKLLYIYRNACLHRDIMTQTVVLNLILRDYLKHNLYDLAVKFVSKTSFPENSSSNAQHARYLYYIGKILAIQLDYSEAHSKITQAIRKAPQNIQSAKGFKLEATKMEIIVELLMGDIPDRSLFSNKIMRNKLIPYKHVVTAVRNGDINRFAKVMNDYNQLFMRDGVYLLIKRIHHNVIKTALRIINLSYSRISIVSVGSPSDIGKKIGVESPLDIVGITAKAIHDGVIEATIDYDNLYVESKSNSDVYITSDPMKTFHKRIAFCLQLYSDAVKAMQYPDENEKKENEEAKERKIRQQEELAQAEEGDLGDDNDLL